In the genome of Bryobacteraceae bacterium, one region contains:
- a CDS encoding flagellar hook protein FlgE: MFTSFSTALSALSAHATAVDVVGNNLANLNTPGFKTNVVAFYDLVTQSLGAGLGETQVGFGVARPNTIRQFTQGAIKASTGELDIAVQGDGFLVVREQNGPIVYSRGGNLQVDKSGNLLTATGQRVQGWTEQNGVLDTNIPVGDIVVPVGSIKPPIPTTSFSFDLNLDASAEPGTQFSGSIEVFDSLGTSHIVTVGYTKSTTANVWDYSLEFPDSDVTSPIAPVTGSLTFTSSGTLVDPPADGPFPQLAVTGLADGAADLTLNWSMYDGQRPRLTQYAQSSAVSANAQDGSPSAQLIRVGVGNGGAVLAQFSNGVQTVVGRLAMASVRNPESLIAVGNNSYQLSARSALPAIGLPGTGGRGTILGGAIESSTVDIAREFTNLIVLQRGYQANARVITTVDELSQETIGLKR; the protein is encoded by the coding sequence ATGTTTACATCATTTTCGACCGCGCTCTCGGCGCTGAGCGCTCACGCAACCGCCGTGGATGTGGTCGGTAACAACCTTGCCAACCTGAACACACCGGGATTCAAGACCAACGTCGTCGCGTTCTATGACTTGGTGACGCAGTCGCTCGGGGCCGGGCTGGGCGAAACCCAGGTCGGCTTCGGCGTGGCTCGCCCGAACACCATCCGCCAGTTCACCCAGGGCGCGATCAAGGCCAGCACAGGCGAACTCGATATCGCCGTCCAGGGAGACGGCTTCCTTGTGGTTCGCGAGCAAAACGGCCCGATTGTCTACTCTCGGGGCGGCAATCTTCAAGTCGACAAGAGCGGAAATCTGCTCACGGCAACAGGCCAACGCGTTCAGGGCTGGACCGAGCAGAACGGCGTGCTTGACACGAATATCCCGGTGGGAGACATCGTCGTCCCCGTCGGATCGATCAAACCACCGATCCCGACGACATCGTTCTCATTCGACCTCAACCTCGACGCCTCGGCCGAGCCCGGGACGCAGTTCTCCGGGTCGATCGAGGTCTTCGATTCCCTCGGCACATCGCATATCGTCACGGTCGGCTACACCAAGTCGACGACGGCCAATGTGTGGGACTACTCGCTCGAGTTCCCCGACTCGGATGTCACGTCTCCGATCGCGCCCGTCACCGGATCCCTCACTTTCACTTCGTCCGGCACGCTCGTCGATCCACCTGCCGATGGCCCGTTTCCCCAACTCGCGGTGACCGGTCTCGCCGACGGAGCGGCCGATCTCACGTTGAACTGGTCCATGTATGACGGACAGAGACCGAGGTTAACCCAATACGCCCAGTCGTCGGCGGTGTCCGCCAACGCCCAGGACGGATCGCCATCGGCCCAACTGATTCGCGTCGGCGTCGGCAACGGCGGCGCCGTTCTGGCGCAGTTTTCCAACGGAGTTCAGACCGTGGTAGGACGCCTGGCGATGGCGTCGGTACGAAACCCTGAGTCTCTGATCGCGGTCGGCAACAACAGCTACCAATTGAGCGCCCGGTCGGCGCTCCCCGCCATCGGCCTGCCCGGCACCGGCGGCCGTGGCACGATCCTCGGAGGAGCGATTGAGAGCTCGACGGTCGACATCGCGCGCGAGTTCACGAATCTGATCGTGCTGCAGCGGGGCTACCAGGCAAACGCGCGTGTGATCACGACCGTGGACGAACTGAGTCAGGAGACGATCGGATTGAAACGCTAG
- a CDS encoding flagellar hook capping FlgD N-terminal domain-containing protein — MTITSGTLAAQPRAAAYSPAAGTADAADAAAGPADAPTADAESDPLTSKETFLKLLVAQLQNQNPLDPTDPMGFVTQLAQFSALEQSLAMRQELEAIRSGIEHLGSTPVGNAGGSGGAG; from the coding sequence ATGACGATCACTTCCGGGACACTGGCCGCGCAACCGCGGGCGGCGGCATATTCGCCTGCGGCGGGAACCGCGGATGCAGCCGATGCCGCCGCAGGCCCCGCCGACGCTCCCACTGCGGATGCGGAATCCGATCCGCTCACCTCCAAGGAAACGTTTCTCAAACTGCTCGTTGCGCAGTTGCAGAACCAGAACCCACTCGATCCAACCGATCCGATGGGCTTCGTCACGCAACTGGCCCAGTTCTCCGCCCTGGAGCAGTCGCTCGCGATGAGACAGGAGCTGGAAGCGATCCGTTCCGGCATCGAGCACCTTGGCTCGACGCCGGTTGGAAACGCCGGCGGCAGCGGCGGCGCGGGATAG
- a CDS encoding flagellar hook basal-body protein — protein sequence MDALLTSAASGMKARMESLDMLANNLANQTSPGYKTDREFYSLYVAPEAIEATGAEVIPTPPEVPVIERHWTDFSQGAFEDTGNPLDVALAGPGFFTVRGPAGPLYTRNGNFRLAPQGGGPAGAANPGARLETADGFPVLDDRGNPVTLDPSQSISISEQGEIRQGGRAVARLGIVEFARRDGLAKRSGTYFQWTGPAGGGTAAAASVHQGRLEQSNQPAAEGAIRLVTLMRQFEMLQRAIQIGADMGRRADEVARVGQ from the coding sequence ATGGATGCGTTGCTCACGTCGGCCGCCAGCGGAATGAAGGCCCGGATGGAGTCGCTCGACATGCTGGCCAACAATCTCGCCAACCAGACGAGCCCGGGTTACAAGACCGACCGCGAGTTCTATTCGTTGTACGTCGCTCCGGAGGCGATCGAGGCCACCGGCGCCGAGGTGATTCCGACGCCGCCCGAGGTTCCGGTGATCGAACGCCATTGGACCGACTTTTCGCAAGGGGCATTCGAGGATACGGGCAATCCGCTCGACGTGGCGCTTGCCGGGCCGGGCTTCTTCACGGTGCGCGGACCGGCGGGCCCTCTTTATACTCGCAACGGAAACTTTCGGCTCGCGCCTCAGGGCGGCGGGCCGGCGGGCGCCGCCAACCCCGGCGCCCGGCTTGAAACTGCGGACGGCTTTCCCGTGCTCGATGACCGTGGAAATCCTGTCACGCTCGATCCTTCGCAGTCCATCTCAATCTCCGAGCAGGGTGAGATCCGGCAAGGGGGGCGGGCGGTTGCACGCCTCGGCATTGTCGAATTCGCCAGGCGGGATGGGCTCGCCAAGCGTTCCGGCACCTACTTCCAATGGACAGGGCCTGCGGGCGGCGGCACGGCGGCCGCGGCGAGCGTGCACCAGGGCCGGCTCGAGCAGTCCAACCAGCCGGCCGCCGAAGGGGCGATTCGGCTGGTCACGCTCATGCGCCAGTTCGAAATGCTGCAGCGCGCCATCCAGATCGGGGCCGACATGGGGCGGCGCGCCGACGAGGTGGCCAGAGTGGGGCAGTAG
- the flgG gene encoding flagellar basal-body rod protein FlgG — protein sequence MIRALFSAASGMSAQQMNVDNIAHNLANANTVGFKQRRAQFQDLIYQSLVQPGAAAGAQTVVPTGLQLGLGTRPSSNEIIFTQGNFQTTGNPLDLVIQGRGFFQVRRPTGELAFTRAGNFHLDRDGNLVTADGDPLEPQITLPPEAQSVSVAQDGTVSFLQPGQTAAQLAGQIQLANFTNPAGLNSLGRNLYAPTDASGEPTVGNPGGQEGLGTLQQGYVEASNVSVVEEFVGLILSQRAYEANSKVVKAADEMYQQVNQLTR from the coding sequence GTGATCCGAGCATTGTTCAGCGCCGCCAGCGGCATGAGCGCGCAGCAGATGAACGTCGACAACATCGCGCACAATCTGGCCAACGCCAATACGGTCGGGTTCAAACAGCGGAGAGCCCAGTTTCAAGACCTCATCTACCAGAGCCTGGTGCAGCCCGGCGCCGCCGCCGGCGCGCAGACCGTCGTTCCCACCGGACTGCAGCTTGGGCTTGGCACGCGGCCTAGCTCGAACGAGATCATCTTCACCCAGGGGAACTTTCAAACGACCGGGAATCCCCTCGACCTGGTGATCCAGGGACGAGGTTTCTTCCAGGTGCGGCGTCCGACCGGAGAACTCGCCTTTACGCGCGCCGGGAACTTCCACCTCGACCGCGACGGCAACCTGGTGACCGCCGACGGCGACCCGCTCGAGCCGCAGATCACGCTGCCTCCCGAGGCGCAGTCGGTGTCGGTGGCGCAGGACGGCACCGTGAGTTTCCTGCAGCCGGGACAGACGGCGGCGCAACTGGCGGGCCAGATCCAGTTGGCGAACTTCACCAACCCGGCCGGCCTGAACAGCCTGGGCCGGAATCTCTATGCGCCGACCGATGCTTCCGGGGAACCGACGGTGGGCAATCCCGGCGGGCAGGAAGGGCTCGGCACTCTGCAGCAGGGCTATGTCGAAGCCTCCAACGTCAGTGTGGTGGAGGAGTTTGTCGGGTTGATCCTGAGCCAGCGCGCCTACGAAGCGAACTCGAAGGTAGTGAAAGCCGCCGATGAAATGTACCAACAGGTCAACCAGCTCACGCGCTAG
- the flgA gene encoding flagellar basal body P-ring formation chaperone FlgA, with translation MSLAFAAAAVACMPAPSAPAPPAADACTAVTGEWILGRDLAAANPTFQFLDSDYKIGYVPLPGSRRVFTAADLAAIARRNGRETVRAHSLCFEYPTRLLTPADVMDPLRRYSNADSIEIVAMSAFPVVEGAVEIVASAPLAGEQSGLRLFRGRVRYGGRRTQSLWVRAICQYAHSRLVAKVDLEAGRPIQTGDVGLEQIRSDRPAAPGVESVDSILGLAPRRAMRAGAAIERRMLERPKLIRRGDRVRVEVRRGSAHLELDSEAETAGRAGDAVLLRNPETGRRFRAVVAAAGRAIAGETP, from the coding sequence TTGTCTCTCGCCTTCGCAGCGGCGGCTGTCGCGTGCATGCCGGCGCCATCGGCGCCCGCGCCTCCGGCCGCCGACGCCTGTACGGCGGTGACGGGTGAATGGATTCTCGGGCGGGACCTCGCCGCCGCGAACCCGACGTTTCAATTCCTGGACTCGGACTACAAGATCGGCTACGTTCCCTTGCCCGGAAGCCGCCGTGTGTTCACGGCGGCCGATCTGGCGGCAATCGCCCGCCGCAACGGCCGCGAAACGGTTCGGGCGCATTCGCTGTGCTTCGAGTACCCGACCCGTCTCCTCACCCCGGCCGACGTGATGGACCCGCTGCGGCGGTACTCCAACGCCGATTCGATCGAGATCGTGGCCATGAGCGCTTTCCCGGTGGTGGAGGGGGCCGTCGAGATCGTTGCCTCGGCGCCGCTCGCGGGTGAGCAGTCCGGGTTGCGGCTGTTTCGCGGCCGCGTGCGCTACGGCGGCCGCAGGACGCAGTCGTTGTGGGTTCGCGCCATTTGCCAGTATGCGCACTCCCGGCTCGTCGCCAAGGTGGATCTGGAGGCCGGGCGGCCGATTCAAACGGGCGACGTAGGACTCGAACAGATCCGTTCCGATCGGCCGGCGGCGCCCGGCGTGGAGAGCGTCGATTCGATTCTCGGACTCGCGCCGCGAAGGGCGATGCGGGCCGGCGCGGCCATCGAACGGAGAATGCTCGAGCGGCCGAAGCTGATCCGGCGCGGCGATCGCGTCCGGGTGGAGGTGCGCCGCGGCAGCGCGCATCTCGAACTCGATTCGGAGGCGGAAACGGCCGGGCGGGCCGGCGATGCGGTTCTGCTGCGAAACCCGGAGACGGGGCGCCGTTTTCGCGCCGTAGTGGCGGCCGCCGGCCGCGCCATCGCCGGAGAAACACCATGA
- a CDS encoding flagellar basal body L-ring protein FlgH, with amino-acid sequence MTKPILILLSLLVGRASAQAPFTPGSLYTPAGRLADLGRDFRASQLDDVVTIVVSDRASALARGTTNSARKSSASASIGTLLGPVRAAGPLANLAGADSDVKLDGQGQTSRETVLTTTLSARVIHVYENGNLLLEGVKQINVNSEMQTIEVRGIARWNDIGRANQVRSDQLADLTVQVRGKGVVGDAIRRPNFLYRLLLGLLPF; translated from the coding sequence ATGACAAAACCAATCCTCATCCTGCTCTCGCTCCTGGTCGGGCGCGCCTCGGCGCAGGCCCCATTCACTCCCGGATCGCTGTACACGCCAGCCGGCCGCCTCGCCGATCTCGGCCGGGACTTCCGGGCGAGTCAACTGGACGACGTCGTGACGATCGTTGTCTCCGACCGCGCCTCGGCGCTCGCGCGCGGAACCACCAATTCGGCTCGAAAGAGTTCCGCGTCGGCTTCGATCGGAACACTGCTCGGCCCTGTGCGCGCGGCCGGGCCACTCGCCAACCTGGCTGGCGCCGATTCCGACGTCAAACTGGACGGTCAGGGGCAGACGAGCCGCGAGACGGTGCTGACCACAACCCTGTCGGCCCGCGTGATTCATGTCTACGAAAACGGCAACCTCCTTCTCGAAGGAGTGAAGCAGATCAACGTGAACTCGGAGATGCAGACCATCGAAGTCCGCGGGATCGCCCGTTGGAACGATATTGGCCGCGCCAATCAGGTGCGGTCGGACCAACTGGCCGATCTCACGGTCCAGGTTCGCGGCAAAGGCGTTGTCGGCGATGCGATCCGCCGTCCTAACTTCCTCTACCGCCTGCTTCTCGGGCTCCTGCCGTTCTAG
- a CDS encoding flagellar basal body P-ring protein FlgI, producing the protein MTLLLAAVFGSTGIAADTGAPPARPAAPTGSRLKELVSLEGIRENQLLGYGLVVGLAGTGDKRQTVFPAQTLANLLERMGVSVNPAALQAKNTAAVMITATLPAFAQPGTRIDVEVAAMGDATNLQGGLLLMTPLKAATGQVFAVAQGPLVTGGFAAGRGGTGQVVNHPTAGRVPQGAIVESAPPSAFAGDHLRLQLRRPDFTTASRIAAAINAKMAARGPSVARAENPSLVLVDLPAAWRERPVEFVSAVEAIRVDPDRAARIVVNEKTGTITMGKELRIAPVSILHGNLTVEIETSFDVSQPNPLAQGETAVAPRVGVGVNAEKARNINLREGATVEDLVQALLAIGSTPRDIIAILQNLNTAGALDAQIEVI; encoded by the coding sequence TTGACCCTACTGCTGGCGGCGGTGTTCGGCTCGACGGGGATCGCCGCAGATACCGGAGCGCCGCCCGCCCGGCCGGCGGCGCCAACCGGTTCGCGGCTCAAGGAGCTGGTAAGCCTCGAGGGCATCCGTGAGAACCAGTTGCTCGGCTACGGGCTGGTGGTGGGGCTGGCCGGCACGGGCGACAAGCGACAAACCGTATTTCCGGCGCAGACGCTCGCCAACCTCCTCGAGCGGATGGGAGTATCGGTCAACCCGGCCGCGTTGCAGGCAAAGAATACGGCCGCCGTAATGATCACGGCGACATTGCCCGCCTTCGCGCAGCCCGGCACCCGGATCGATGTCGAAGTCGCGGCGATGGGAGACGCCACCAATCTCCAGGGCGGTCTGCTGTTGATGACTCCGCTCAAGGCGGCCACCGGGCAGGTCTTCGCCGTGGCGCAGGGGCCGCTCGTCACCGGTGGGTTCGCGGCCGGGCGAGGGGGCACCGGGCAAGTCGTGAATCATCCGACGGCCGGGCGGGTTCCGCAGGGGGCGATCGTCGAATCGGCGCCGCCTTCGGCCTTCGCCGGCGACCATCTCCGGCTGCAGCTGCGCCGTCCGGACTTTACCACGGCCTCGCGAATCGCGGCGGCGATCAACGCCAAGATGGCGGCGCGGGGACCTTCGGTGGCTCGCGCCGAGAACCCGAGCCTGGTGTTGGTCGACCTGCCGGCCGCCTGGCGCGAACGGCCCGTCGAGTTCGTCTCCGCGGTCGAGGCCATCCGCGTCGACCCGGACCGCGCCGCCCGCATCGTCGTCAATGAAAAAACGGGCACCATCACGATGGGCAAGGAACTGCGCATCGCGCCGGTCTCGATCCTCCATGGGAATCTCACCGTCGAGATCGAAACCTCCTTCGATGTCTCGCAGCCGAACCCGCTGGCCCAGGGCGAGACGGCGGTAGCGCCGCGCGTCGGCGTCGGCGTCAACGCCGAGAAGGCGCGCAACATCAACCTCCGCGAAGGCGCCACCGTCGAGGATCTCGTTCAAGCGCTGCTCGCCATCGGATCCACGCCGCGCGACATCATCGCCATCCTCCAGAACCTGAATACCGCCGGTGCGCTCGACGCACAAATCGAGGTGATCTGA
- the malQ gene encoding 4-alpha-glucanotransferase yields the protein MDRNESAPLLAERFGIQPGYWDIFGTYHETTPELRGAILASLGAGAAGAQARPVVEPVYVVIRGETIVLHPPPGEEIECRIALEAGGEIVVASRRSNGSAKAALRLPDAVPLGYHELRVRTKDGSLSSRLIVCPERAYLPPALERAERRAGLAVCLWGVHSNETWGCGDFSALEKLIDWVAETLQGAYVALNPLHAIHNRAPFNTSPYLPDSLHYRNPIYLDVDRVDETRESTECQTLRSSKEIRAAIAELNRSEFVDYERVWKLKLSLLRPAFEWFRSAHWEPRTDRGNALRAYIEAEGELLERYALHAALSEEMHRRDANVWIWPQWPEEYRDPESGAVAEFRREHAPAVLFHQYLQWLVDGQVEAVQRRAVAHGMDIGLLHDLPLATDRCGAELWSNRRLYVAGCRVGAPPDDFSPNGQDWSFPPPNREAHRADQYRTFAESIRHSARHGGALRIDHVMRLFRLYWMPDGFPASGGTYVHDHHQDLLRVLALESVREQVLIVGEDLGTVEPWMRDALARTGILSYRLFYFEKNGDGRFRAPSDYPAQALVSSTTHDLPTLSGFWSGRDIQVRFELGLLGDQGNRDRALQRRREEKHRMLDALIEQGFLPGGFPRSAADGPDLSGELHNAITGFLASTPCLLMTLNQEDLTKEVDQQNVPATTWQYPNWQRKMRFSIEDLASSGEAAAYAGMLRNWLARTGRAQQAVNG from the coding sequence ATGGATCGAAACGAATCCGCACCCCTGCTCGCCGAGCGCTTCGGCATCCAGCCCGGATATTGGGACATATTCGGGACTTATCACGAAACCACACCGGAATTACGCGGCGCCATCCTCGCTTCGCTCGGCGCCGGCGCGGCCGGAGCGCAGGCCCGGCCCGTCGTGGAACCCGTGTATGTCGTAATCCGCGGAGAAACGATCGTGCTTCACCCGCCGCCGGGTGAGGAAATCGAATGCCGCATCGCATTGGAAGCCGGCGGCGAAATCGTCGTCGCATCACGGCGCTCCAACGGTTCCGCGAAGGCAGCGTTGCGGCTGCCGGACGCGGTTCCGCTCGGATACCACGAATTGCGCGTGCGAACGAAAGACGGCTCCCTCAGCAGCCGGCTGATCGTGTGCCCGGAGCGCGCCTACCTGCCGCCGGCACTCGAACGCGCCGAGCGGCGCGCCGGCCTGGCGGTCTGCCTGTGGGGCGTCCACTCGAACGAAACCTGGGGATGCGGCGATTTCAGCGCTCTCGAAAAACTCATCGACTGGGTGGCCGAAACGCTCCAGGGCGCCTACGTGGCGCTGAACCCGCTGCACGCGATCCACAATCGGGCTCCGTTCAACACCAGTCCCTATTTGCCCGACAGCCTGCACTATCGGAACCCGATCTACCTCGATGTCGACCGCGTGGACGAGACCCGGGAGAGCACGGAATGCCAGACGCTGCGATCGTCGAAGGAAATTCGCGCTGCGATCGCCGAATTGAACCGGTCCGAATTCGTCGACTACGAACGGGTTTGGAAGCTCAAACTGTCGCTGCTGCGGCCGGCGTTCGAATGGTTCCGGAGCGCGCACTGGGAGCCGCGGACCGATCGAGGGAACGCGCTCCGCGCCTACATCGAGGCCGAGGGCGAATTGCTTGAGCGGTACGCGCTCCATGCCGCCCTCTCCGAGGAGATGCATCGCCGCGACGCCAACGTGTGGATCTGGCCGCAGTGGCCGGAGGAGTATCGCGACCCGGAGTCCGGCGCGGTGGCCGAATTCCGCCGCGAGCATGCCCCGGCGGTGCTATTCCATCAGTATCTGCAGTGGCTCGTCGACGGGCAGGTGGAAGCCGTGCAGCGCCGGGCCGTGGCGCACGGGATGGATATCGGGCTGCTGCATGATTTGCCGCTCGCCACCGATCGCTGCGGCGCCGAGTTGTGGTCCAACCGCCGGCTCTACGTGGCCGGATGCCGCGTCGGCGCGCCGCCCGACGATTTCTCGCCGAACGGGCAGGATTGGTCTTTCCCTCCTCCCAACCGCGAGGCGCACCGCGCCGACCAGTACCGCACGTTCGCCGAGTCGATCCGGCATAGCGCACGGCACGGCGGCGCGCTGCGCATCGATCACGTGATGCGTCTGTTCCGGCTCTACTGGATGCCGGACGGCTTCCCGGCCTCCGGCGGCACCTACGTTCACGACCATCACCAGGATCTGCTGCGCGTGCTGGCGCTCGAAAGCGTGCGCGAGCAGGTGCTTATCGTCGGCGAGGATCTGGGAACGGTGGAGCCATGGATGCGCGATGCGCTCGCCCGCACCGGCATTCTGAGCTACCGGCTGTTCTACTTCGAGAAGAACGGCGATGGACGCTTCCGCGCGCCTTCGGATTACCCGGCGCAGGCGCTCGTCTCCTCCACCACGCACGACCTGCCGACTCTGTCCGGCTTCTGGTCCGGACGCGATATTCAGGTCCGTTTCGAACTGGGGCTCCTCGGCGACCAGGGCAACCGCGACCGCGCCCTCCAACGCCGGCGCGAGGAAAAGCACCGCATGCTCGACGCCCTGATCGAACAGGGATTCCTTCCCGGCGGCTTTCCGCGTTCGGCGGCCGACGGACCCGATCTGTCCGGGGAACTGCACAACGCGATCACCGGCTTCCTGGCGTCGACGCCCTGCCTTCTGATGACTCTCAACCAGGAGGATCTCACCAAGGAAGTGGACCAGCAGAACGTCCCGGCAACCACCTGGCAGTACCCGAACTGGCAGCGGAAGATGCGCTTCTCCATTGAGGACCTAGCATCGAGCGGCGAGGCCGCCGCCTATGCCGGGATGCTGCGGAACTGGCTGGCGCGGACCGGCCGGGCCCAACAAGCCGTCAACGGCTGA
- a CDS encoding NADH-quinone oxidoreductase subunit B family protein — protein MELKEYRPGLDPAEGLFRRIDGDIPVDLEESVLLTTADKAINWARKNSIWPMTFGLACCAIEMMAMSASRFDISRFGAEVFRGSPRQSDLMIIAGRVSNKMAPVVRKLYRQMPEPKWVISMGACATSTGVFSNYALIPVNQIIPVDVYVPGCPPRPEQLIYAIMLLQNKIQEETGTVRKVLNLD, from the coding sequence ATGGAACTCAAGGAGTACCGTCCCGGACTGGATCCTGCGGAAGGATTGTTTCGCCGTATCGACGGCGACATCCCCGTCGATCTCGAAGAATCGGTGCTGCTCACCACCGCCGACAAGGCGATCAACTGGGCGCGCAAGAATTCGATCTGGCCGATGACGTTCGGGCTGGCCTGCTGCGCGATCGAGATGATGGCGATGAGCGCGTCGCGGTTCGACATCTCGCGTTTTGGCGCGGAGGTATTTCGCGGTTCGCCGCGCCAGTCGGATCTGATGATCATCGCCGGGCGGGTATCGAACAAGATGGCCCCGGTGGTTCGCAAGCTCTATCGTCAGATGCCGGAGCCGAAGTGGGTGATCTCGATGGGCGCGTGCGCGACATCGACCGGCGTGTTCAGCAACTACGCTCTCATTCCGGTGAACCAGATCATTCCGGTGGATGTGTACGTGCCGGGGTGTCCGCCGCGCCCGGAACAGTTGATTTACGCGATCATGCTTCTCCAGAACAAGATTCAGGAGGAAACGGGCACGGTGCGCAAGGTTCTGAACCTGGACTGA
- a CDS encoding flagellar protein FlaG, protein MEISAVSPNNPLTGQSVQQKTPEARNETRAVVQATQKLNETQIFGYHSELVYAFDRQTQRPLVRLVDKETREVLRQFPPEHVLRMYEDLKLHA, encoded by the coding sequence ATGGAGATCTCGGCGGTAAGCCCCAACAACCCGCTGACCGGACAAAGCGTCCAGCAGAAGACGCCGGAGGCCCGTAATGAAACGCGCGCAGTCGTTCAGGCGACGCAGAAGCTGAACGAGACCCAGATCTTCGGCTATCACAGTGAACTCGTGTACGCATTTGACCGCCAAACGCAGCGCCCCTTGGTGCGGTTGGTCGATAAGGAAACGCGTGAGGTATTGCGCCAGTTTCCTCCCGAGCACGTGCTCCGGATGTACGAAGACCTGAAGCTGCACGCCTGA
- the fliS gene encoding flagellar export chaperone FliS, translating into MSTYAARAYSATHEDRLSDADPLELIRMLYRAAVDAIAKARLALASGDIGQRSAAITRASEILAELTSALDMDQGGELARRLFDLYDYIQRRLQEANFLQADEPLAESHGLLSTLLEGWEQCRPQASGPVPVRAAGSRAATAAVTA; encoded by the coding sequence ATGTCCACATACGCCGCACGAGCCTATTCGGCCACGCACGAAGACAGGCTCTCCGACGCCGACCCCCTGGAACTGATTCGCATGCTCTACCGCGCGGCCGTCGATGCCATCGCCAAAGCCCGTCTGGCGCTTGCCAGCGGCGATATCGGCCAACGTTCGGCGGCCATCACGCGGGCCTCGGAAATTCTGGCCGAACTGACTTCCGCACTCGATATGGATCAGGGCGGAGAACTGGCGCGGCGGCTGTTTGACCTCTACGACTACATCCAGCGCCGTCTCCAGGAAGCCAACTTCCTTCAGGCCGATGAACCTCTCGCCGAGTCGCACGGCTTGCTGTCGACGCTTCTCGAAGGGTGGGAGCAATGCCGGCCCCAGGCGTCGGGCCCCGTTCCGGTTCGAGCGGCGGGCTCGCGCGCGGCCACGGCCGCCGTCACGGCCTGA
- a CDS encoding Gfo/Idh/MocA family oxidoreductase, protein MQSEGTNQTRATRRGFLLAAAASGRVLGANDRIQVAVIGVGGNGTGMLRHLLDRQKDTGDIRVAAVCDVYNRHKERARDLAGLEAKDVVHDYRDLLARTDIDCVVISVPDHWHAPMAIDAISAGKDVYLQKPMTLTTDEAKKVSAAAARHGRMLQVGSQHLSDKRYQRAKELIEAGEIGDLLWAQATYSRNSIDGEWNYYVDEEASPATIDWKRWLGSAPQRPFSAERYFRWRKYWDYSGGIATDLFYHKLGPLLYAMGPKFPARVSATGGIYVQRDREVPDTYATLIEYPKFFVNLSSSMANAAANQHFGETIYGSKGTISFGQREVIVAAERTWESTMPADRRGERRLEVDPGALVPAHMGNLLDAMRTRKPPVLNAHFGYQIMTAIKLGVDSYREGRQKHFDAIAEREVSEAGRRPAYEGDGKNRPGGRRKRT, encoded by the coding sequence ATGCAAAGCGAAGGAACGAACCAAACGCGGGCCACCCGGCGAGGCTTCCTATTGGCCGCCGCCGCATCCGGCCGGGTGCTCGGCGCCAACGACCGGATTCAGGTGGCCGTGATTGGAGTCGGCGGCAACGGTACCGGGATGCTGCGTCACCTGCTGGACCGCCAGAAAGACACCGGCGACATCCGGGTGGCCGCCGTTTGCGACGTCTACAACCGCCACAAGGAGCGCGCGCGGGACCTCGCCGGCCTCGAAGCGAAAGACGTCGTCCACGATTACCGTGACCTCCTCGCGCGAACGGACATCGACTGCGTGGTGATCTCCGTCCCCGATCACTGGCACGCGCCGATGGCCATCGACGCCATCTCGGCCGGCAAGGACGTCTATCTCCAGAAACCCATGACCTTGACCACCGACGAGGCGAAGAAGGTGTCGGCCGCGGCCGCCCGGCACGGGCGTATGCTCCAGGTGGGCTCGCAGCATCTCTCCGACAAGCGCTACCAGCGCGCCAAAGAACTGATCGAGGCCGGGGAAATCGGCGACCTGCTCTGGGCCCAGGCGACTTACTCGCGCAACTCAATCGACGGCGAATGGAACTATTACGTGGATGAGGAAGCTTCGCCCGCGACGATCGATTGGAAACGATGGCTCGGCTCCGCGCCGCAGCGGCCCTTCAGCGCCGAGCGATACTTCCGCTGGCGCAAGTATTGGGACTACTCGGGCGGAATCGCAACCGACTTGTTCTACCACAAGCTGGGTCCATTGCTCTACGCAATGGGTCCGAAGTTTCCGGCGCGCGTAAGCGCCACAGGAGGCATTTACGTCCAGAGGGATCGCGAGGTGCCCGACACCTATGCCACTCTGATCGAGTACCCGAAGTTCTTCGTGAACTTGTCCTCGTCGATGGCGAATGCAGCGGCCAACCAGCACTTCGGCGAGACCATCTACGGCAGCAAAGGGACCATCTCGTTCGGCCAGCGCGAAGTGATCGTAGCGGCGGAGCGCACCTGGGAATCGACGATGCCGGCGGACCGGCGCGGCGAGCGGCGCCTCGAGGTGGATCCGGGGGCGTTGGTTCCGGCGCACATGGGCAACCTGCTCGATGCGATGCGGACCCGCAAGCCGCCGGTGCTGAACGCCCATTTCGGATATCAGATCATGACGGCGATCAAGCTGGGCGTCGACTCGTATCGCGAGGGAAGGCAGAAACACTTCGACGCCATCGCGGAGCGGGAAGTGAGCGAAGCGGGCCGGCGTCCGGCCTACGAGGGCGACGGCAAGAACCGGCCAGGCGGCCGCAGAAAGCGAACCTGA